In a genomic window of Candidatus Competibacteraceae bacterium:
- a CDS encoding threonylcarbamoyl-AMP synthase — translation MSRFLQIHPLNPQPRLIAQAVERLGAGGVIAYPTDSSYALGCRLGDKAAAERIRHIRQTDRHHNFTLVCRDLSEIATYAKVDNQRYRLLKAATPGPFTFILQATHEVPRRLQHPRRKTIGIRVPDNVIARALLAELGEPIMSCTLSLPGDDWPLTDPQDIAERLSKEVDLLIDGGPGRREPTTVLDLTGDAPELIRQGLGDAGPFL, via the coding sequence ATGAGCCGTTTTTTACAAATCCATCCGCTCAACCCGCAACCGCGCCTGATCGCTCAGGCGGTGGAACGCCTGGGCGCGGGCGGGGTCATCGCGTATCCGACCGACTCCAGTTACGCGCTGGGGTGTCGGCTGGGCGACAAGGCGGCGGCGGAGCGCATCCGCCACATCCGCCAGACCGACCGCCATCACAACTTTACCCTGGTATGCCGCGATCTGTCGGAGATCGCCACCTACGCCAAGGTGGACAACCAGCGCTACCGCTTGCTCAAGGCGGCCACGCCGGGTCCGTTCACCTTCATCTTGCAAGCGACTCACGAAGTCCCGCGCCGCTTGCAGCATCCCCGCCGCAAGACCATCGGCATCCGGGTGCCGGATAACGTCATCGCCCGCGCGTTGCTGGCGGAATTGGGCGAGCCGATCATGAGTTGCACGCTCAGCCTGCCGGGCGACGATTGGCCGTTGACCGATCCGCAAGACATCGCGGAACGCTTGAGCAAGGAGGTGGATTTGCTCATCGACGGCGGTCCCGGCCGGCGCGAGCCCACCACGGTGCTGGACCTGACCGGCGACGCCCCGGAGCTGATCCGCCAGGGGCTGGGGGACGCCGGCCCTTTTCTCTAG
- a CDS encoding site-2 protease family protein, with product MQDLNAIQLIVLMAPPLLFAITLHEVAHGWAALRFGDTTAQSQGRLSLNPLRHVDPVGTVLVPGLLYVLGGFIFGWAKPVPVNYQRLRHPKRDMALVALAGPTANLLMALGWGLLALVGHGLEDTLAWAGEPLLLMGVVGIDVNVMLGVLNLLPVPPLDGSRVLAGFLPERFGLLMARFEPYGLMVLLFLLVSGVLDLMPLVSSIRNFIITLFFS from the coding sequence ATGCAAGACTTGAATGCGATTCAACTGATCGTCTTAATGGCGCCGCCGCTGTTGTTTGCCATCACCTTGCACGAGGTGGCGCACGGCTGGGCGGCCTTGCGCTTCGGCGACACCACCGCCCAATCGCAAGGCCGGCTCAGCCTCAATCCGTTGCGGCACGTCGATCCGGTCGGCACCGTGTTGGTTCCGGGATTGCTATATGTGCTCGGCGGTTTCATCTTCGGCTGGGCCAAGCCGGTGCCGGTCAACTACCAGCGCTTGCGCCACCCCAAACGCGATATGGCGCTGGTGGCGCTGGCCGGGCCGACGGCGAATTTGCTCATGGCGCTGGGCTGGGGCTTGCTGGCGCTGGTCGGCCACGGTTTGGAGGATACGCTGGCCTGGGCGGGGGAGCCGCTGCTGTTGATGGGTGTCGTCGGTATCGATGTCAACGTCATGTTGGGCGTGCTCAACCTGCTGCCGGTGCCGCCGTTGGATGGTTCGCGGGTGCTGGCGGGCTTCCTGCCGGAGCGCTTCGGGTTGCTGATGGCCCGCTTCGAGCCTTATGGTTTGATGGTTCTGTTGTTTTTATTGGTCAGCGGTGTCCTGGACTTGATGCCTCTGGTCAGCAGCATTCGCAATTTTATTATCACGCTGTTTTTCTCTTAA
- a CDS encoding tryptophan--tRNA ligase, whose amino-acid sequence MEITLTGITTTGTPHLGNYVGAILPAIEASRRRDVQSFYFLADYHALVKCQDPALVHRSRLEVAATWLALGLDVDNVIFYAQTDIPEILELTWMLTCVTAKGLMNRAHAYKAAVADNVADPDKDPDKGVTMGLFCYPILMAADILMFKASKIPVGKDQIQHLEMARDIAARFNHLYGEHFVLPEAVVDEKTAVLVGLDGRKMSKSYGNTIPLFEPEKTLRKLIMRIKTNSLPPEAPKDPDSCTLFQLYQAFASAEEAATMRARYARGIGWGEMKQALFEYLNARLSEPRQRYQALLEQPDHIERILKRGAARAREYSAPFLQELRRAVGIRPLHGQRAS is encoded by the coding sequence ATGGAAATCACCCTGACCGGCATCACCACCACGGGCACCCCGCATCTGGGCAATTACGTCGGTGCGATCCTGCCCGCCATCGAAGCCAGCCGGCGGCGGGACGTGCAATCGTTTTATTTTCTGGCCGACTATCACGCGCTGGTGAAGTGCCAGGACCCCGCGCTGGTGCACCGGTCCCGCCTGGAGGTGGCCGCGACCTGGCTGGCGCTGGGGCTGGATGTCGACAACGTCATTTTTTACGCCCAGACCGACATCCCGGAAATTCTGGAACTGACTTGGATGCTGACCTGCGTCACCGCCAAGGGGCTGATGAACCGCGCCCACGCTTACAAGGCGGCGGTGGCCGACAACGTGGCCGATCCCGACAAGGACCCCGATAAGGGCGTCACCATGGGCCTGTTCTGCTATCCGATCCTGATGGCGGCCGACATTTTGATGTTCAAAGCCAGCAAGATTCCGGTCGGCAAGGATCAAATCCAGCATCTGGAGATGGCCCGCGACATCGCCGCCCGTTTCAATCATCTCTACGGCGAGCATTTCGTGTTGCCCGAAGCCGTGGTGGATGAAAAAACGGCGGTGCTGGTCGGGTTGGACGGCCGCAAGATGAGCAAGAGCTACGGCAACACCATCCCGCTGTTCGAGCCGGAGAAAACGCTGCGCAAGCTGATCATGCGGATCAAGACCAACTCGCTGCCGCCGGAAGCGCCCAAGGACCCCGATAGCTGCACGCTGTTTCAGCTTTACCAAGCCTTCGCCAGCGCCGAAGAAGCAGCGACGATGCGAGCGCGTTACGCCCGAGGCATCGGCTGGGGCGAGATGAAGCAGGCGCTGTTCGAATACCTGAACGCCCGTCTGAGCGAGCCGCGCCAGCGCTATCAGGCGCTGTTGGAACAGCCGGATCACATCGAGCGGATTCTCAAGCGCGGCGCGGCGCGGGCGCGCGAGTACAGCGCGCCGTTCCTCCAGGAGCTGCGGCGCGCGGTCGGCATCCGCCCGTTGCACGGCCAGCGCGCCTCTTGA
- a CDS encoding YciK family oxidoreductase — MKDYQAPLDLLRNRVVLVTGAGDGLGRIVARRLALHGATVILLGRTIRKLEQIYDEIEQAGAPKPAIYPMNLEGANAKDYADLAQVLETEFGRLDGLLHNATLFEGLTPLANYDIELWYRILQVNLNAPFLLTRAVLGLLNRSADASVVFTADRASAQGRAYWGAYAAAKGGAETLMKILASELETNTPIRVNSIDPGQVRTGLTLRAYPGRPTTEWTDPEAVLAAYLYLLGPDSKGITGQIVRAQD, encoded by the coding sequence ATGAAAGATTACCAAGCTCCCCTCGATTTGCTCAGAAATCGAGTTGTTCTGGTGACCGGCGCGGGCGACGGCCTCGGTCGCATCGTCGCCCGTCGGCTGGCCCTTCACGGTGCGACCGTCATCCTGCTCGGCCGCACGATCCGCAAACTGGAGCAAATCTACGACGAAATCGAGCAGGCGGGCGCTCCTAAACCGGCGATTTATCCGATGAATCTGGAAGGAGCGAACGCCAAGGATTACGCCGATCTGGCGCAGGTATTGGAAACCGAATTTGGTCGCTTGGACGGCCTGCTGCACAACGCCACGCTGTTCGAGGGCCTGACGCCACTGGCCAATTACGATATCGAACTGTGGTATCGGATCTTGCAGGTCAATCTGAACGCGCCCTTCTTGCTGACGCGGGCGGTGCTGGGCCTGTTGAACCGCTCCGCTGACGCCTCGGTGGTCTTTACCGCCGACCGGGCCAGCGCGCAGGGTCGAGCGTATTGGGGCGCCTATGCGGCGGCCAAGGGCGGCGCCGAAACGCTGATGAAAATACTGGCCAGCGAATTGGAAACCAACACGCCGATCCGGGTCAACAGCATCGACCCCGGTCAAGTCCGCACCGGCCTGACCCTGCGGGCTTATCCAGGCCGCCCCACCACCGAATGGACCGACCCGGAAGCGGTGTTAGCGGCTTATTTGTACCTGTTGGGACCGGACAGCAAAGGCATCACCGGCCAGATCGTGCGCGCCCAGGATTGA
- a CDS encoding septation protein A, with product MKLLFDFLPIVLFFVAYKLADIYVATGVLIVATLAQVGWTWFRQRRIEKMPLITAGLVLVLGGATLALHDPIFVKWKPTVVNWLFGLAFIGSRFIGQKTLLERMMGAQLELPAAVWVKLTFAWAVFFLVMGAVNLYVAFTFDENTWVNFKLFGILGLTLLFILAQAAYMSRHLNTDDPSKES from the coding sequence ATGAAATTGCTGTTTGACTTCCTGCCCATCGTCTTGTTCTTCGTCGCCTACAAACTGGCGGACATTTATGTCGCCACCGGGGTGTTGATCGTCGCGACCCTGGCCCAGGTCGGCTGGACTTGGTTCCGCCAGCGCCGGATCGAGAAAATGCCGCTGATCACCGCCGGACTGGTGCTGGTGTTGGGTGGCGCGACCTTGGCCCTGCACGATCCGATCTTCGTCAAATGGAAACCGACCGTCGTAAACTGGTTGTTTGGCTTGGCTTTCATAGGCAGCCGCTTCATCGGCCAGAAAACGCTGCTGGAGCGGATGATGGGCGCTCAATTGGAACTTCCCGCCGCGGTCTGGGTCAAGCTGACATTTGCTTGGGCGGTCTTCTTTTTGGTGATGGGCGCGGTCAATCTCTATGTCGCGTTCACATTCGATGAAAACACCTGGGTCAATTTCAAGCTGTTCGGAATACTGGGCCTGACGCTGTTGTTCATTCTGGCGCAAGCCGCCTACATGAGCCGCCATCTCAATACCGACGATCCGTCCAAGGAATCTTGA
- a CDS encoding BolA family transcriptional regulator yields the protein MSDRIALIEQRLRAALAPEQLEIVDDSAAHAGHAGAREGGHFTLRIVSAAFTGKPLIQRHRMIHAAVADLMRREIHALSINKAQTPDEARSSIPGT from the coding sequence GTGAGCGACCGCATCGCCCTGATCGAGCAACGCTTGCGCGCCGCGCTGGCGCCCGAGCAGCTGGAGATCGTGGATGACAGCGCCGCTCACGCCGGTCACGCCGGTGCGCGCGAAGGCGGCCATTTTACCCTGCGTATCGTCTCGGCCGCTTTTACCGGCAAGCCCCTCATTCAGCGCCACCGTATGATTCATGCGGCGGTGGCCGACCTCATGCGCCGGGAGATTCACGCCTTGAGCATCAATAAGGCCCAAACCCCGGACGAAGCCCGTTCCTCAATCCCTGGAACCTAG
- the scpB gene encoding SMC-Scp complex subunit ScpB, translating into MPELKAILEAVLLAAAEPLPLERLLAVFPEAERPEREKLCAALAELAAACEGRGLELVEVAGGFRLQVPPAFAPWVSRLWEERTAHYSRALLETLALIAYRQPITRGEIEAVRGVSLSGSIMKTLQERDWIKVVGHREVPGRPALYATSYAFLDYFNLKSLSELPALAAGRDPDAIGAALERRALAPPNDSLPSAEPSDV; encoded by the coding sequence ATGCCGGAACTGAAAGCGATTTTGGAGGCGGTGCTGCTGGCTGCCGCTGAACCCCTGCCGCTGGAGCGCTTGCTGGCCGTGTTTCCCGAAGCGGAACGCCCCGAGCGCGAGAAGCTGTGCGCTGCCTTGGCCGAACTGGCGGCCGCTTGCGAGGGGCGGGGCCTGGAGCTGGTGGAAGTGGCCGGCGGCTTCCGCTTGCAAGTCCCGCCAGCCTTCGCGCCTTGGGTCTCGCGCTTGTGGGAGGAGCGGACCGCTCACTATTCTCGCGCCCTGCTGGAAACGCTGGCGCTGATCGCCTACCGCCAGCCGATCACCCGCGGCGAAATCGAGGCCGTGCGCGGAGTCAGTTTGAGCGGCAGCATCATGAAAACCCTGCAAGAGCGAGATTGGATCAAGGTGGTCGGCCATCGCGAAGTGCCGGGCCGGCCGGCGTTGTATGCCACGAGCTACGCTTTTCTCGATTATTTCAACCTCAAAAGCTTGAGCGAGCTGCCGGCGCTGGCGGCGGGCCGCGATCCGGACGCCATCGGTGCCGCCCTGGAGCGTCGCGCCCTGGCGCCGCCCAACGATTCCTTACCGTCGGCGGAACCCTCTGATGTCTGA
- a CDS encoding peptidylprolyl isomerase codes for MKINKLTFPLLALSSALLLSGAALAADDKKAEAAAPTAPTAPTALTAPAPPAKPVEFTIPDPVAVVNGKPIPKAAFEQYVQQLRGRTKVDSPEASKSLIDQLVLEELLVQQADKQKLAETPEIKQQLAMVQRSLLASSVIRRMLNDNAPGEDAIKKEYETATAAMKGKEYKASHILVDSEDKAKEIIAELKKGGNFAELAKAKSSDSSKDNGGDLGWFTPSMMVPPFAQAVAKMEKGKYSEQPVQTSFGWHVIQLEDIRDATPPSLDELKPQITQMLQSRMVNDYLEKLKADAKVDVKEIQVSEAAKPAAEPAKTVKEEKKEEKK; via the coding sequence ATGAAAATCAACAAACTGACCTTCCCACTGCTGGCCTTGTCTTCCGCGCTGCTGCTATCCGGCGCGGCGCTGGCCGCCGATGACAAGAAAGCCGAAGCGGCCGCGCCAACCGCGCCAACCGCGCCAACCGCGCTGACCGCTCCAGCGCCGCCCGCCAAACCGGTCGAATTCACCATTCCCGACCCGGTCGCGGTGGTCAACGGCAAGCCGATTCCCAAGGCGGCGTTCGAGCAATACGTCCAACAGTTGCGCGGCCGCACCAAGGTCGACTCGCCGGAGGCCAGTAAGTCATTGATCGATCAACTCGTCTTGGAAGAACTGCTGGTCCAGCAAGCCGACAAGCAGAAGCTGGCCGAGACCCCGGAGATCAAGCAGCAGTTGGCCATGGTCCAGCGCAGCCTGCTGGCCAGCAGCGTGATCCGCCGGATGTTGAACGACAACGCGCCCGGCGAAGACGCCATCAAGAAAGAATATGAAACCGCCACGGCGGCGATGAAGGGTAAAGAGTATAAGGCCAGCCATATCTTGGTGGATTCCGAGGATAAGGCCAAGGAAATCATCGCCGAACTCAAGAAAGGCGGTAATTTCGCCGAATTGGCCAAGGCCAAATCCAGCGACAGCTCCAAGGACAACGGCGGCGATCTGGGCTGGTTCACGCCGAGCATGATGGTGCCGCCGTTCGCGCAAGCGGTCGCCAAGATGGAAAAAGGCAAATACAGCGAACAGCCGGTGCAAACCTCGTTTGGCTGGCACGTCATTCAGTTGGAAGACATTCGCGATGCGACACCGCCCTCGCTGGACGAGTTGAAACCGCAAATCACCCAGATGCTGCAAAGCCGGATGGTGAACGATTATCTGGAAAAACTGAAAGCCGACGCCAAGGTCGACGTCAAGGAAATCCAGGTCAGCGAAGCCGCCAAGCCAGCGGCGGAACCGGCCAAGACCGTCAAGGAAGAAAAGAAGGAAGAAAAGAAATAA
- a CDS encoding pseudouridine synthase translates to MSERLQKFLARAGLGSRRQIEDWVRQGRITVNGTPAQLGVQVGGADQIQIDGKAVWVRADRPPRRVLAYYKPVGEMTTRRDPEGRPTVFDRLPWLRDGRWVAVGRLDLNTQGLLLLTNDGELANRLMHPSSQIEREYAARVLGEVAPETLGRLREGVPLEDGVARFEAIRAVGGDGANHWYHVILREGRNREVRRLWESQGITVSRLIRVRYGPVALRRGLHPGRWDELDGTQIEALLAAVGYPPEPAVTAPAGVPRSFGAGGQQRGRVRGKTPAVASEIRHPAPASPVKPNRWEESRKGARDQRQEPPQAKAGRSAKPQRADRGAATAPRAAVDPWNNRSGASRGGGGRTTTGGPRRPLNPGRARSGR, encoded by the coding sequence ATGTCTGAACGCTTGCAGAAATTTTTAGCCCGCGCCGGCCTCGGTTCCCGCCGGCAGATCGAGGATTGGGTCCGACAGGGGCGAATCACCGTCAACGGAACTCCCGCGCAACTGGGCGTTCAGGTTGGCGGCGCGGACCAGATTCAGATCGACGGCAAAGCGGTTTGGGTGCGCGCGGACCGGCCGCCGCGGCGCGTGCTGGCCTATTACAAACCGGTTGGCGAAATGACCACCCGCCGCGACCCCGAGGGCCGGCCCACGGTGTTCGACCGCTTGCCGTGGTTGCGCGACGGGCGCTGGGTCGCGGTCGGTCGGCTCGATCTCAACACGCAGGGCCTGTTGCTGCTGACCAACGACGGCGAATTGGCGAATCGCCTGATGCACCCTTCATCACAAATCGAGCGCGAGTATGCGGCGCGGGTGTTGGGTGAAGTCGCGCCGGAAACGCTCGGGCGGCTCAGGGAAGGCGTTCCGTTGGAGGATGGCGTGGCCCGCTTCGAGGCGATCCGTGCGGTCGGCGGCGACGGAGCGAACCATTGGTATCACGTCATTCTGCGCGAAGGGCGCAACCGGGAGGTGCGGCGCTTGTGGGAATCGCAAGGGATTACGGTCAGCCGGCTGATCCGGGTCCGCTACGGGCCGGTGGCCTTGCGCCGGGGCTTGCATCCAGGCCGCTGGGACGAGTTGGACGGGACGCAAATCGAGGCGCTGCTGGCGGCGGTGGGCTATCCCCCTGAGCCGGCGGTTACGGCCCCTGCGGGAGTGCCGCGCTCGTTCGGAGCCGGCGGCCAGCAGCGCGGTCGGGTTCGCGGCAAAACTCCGGCGGTCGCGTCAGAAATCCGTCATCCCGCTCCGGCGTCGCCCGTCAAGCCGAACCGTTGGGAAGAAAGCCGAAAGGGCGCCCGCGACCAACGCCAGGAGCCACCGCAAGCGAAGGCGGGCCGATCGGCCAAGCCACAGCGCGCCGACCGAGGGGCGGCCACCGCGCCGCGCGCTGCCGTCGATCCTTGGAATAACCGCTCCGGCGCTTCGCGGGGTGGCGGCGGGCGCACGACAACCGGCGGCCCCCGCCGTCCGCTCAATCCTGGGCGCGCACGATCTGGCCGGTGA
- a CDS encoding universal stress protein, translating into MSSQIKTILYTTALSPYTRPVLRFTVELARQHKAKIVLLHVVEPLSSSVRFLMDNYLSPDKVEELHREATSGILEKFHRRLETFCAEELGSTLEQTQVISEIRVVSGIPHEAILREADRCDADLITMGTHAGSNALGNAILGSTTRRITLSSKRPVLIVPFVQDPDNEWPSQRRI; encoded by the coding sequence ATGTCCTCTCAGATCAAAACTATCTTGTATACCACGGCGTTGAGCCCCTACACCCGACCGGTGCTACGCTTTACGGTCGAATTGGCCAGACAGCACAAGGCCAAAATCGTCCTGCTGCATGTGGTCGAACCGCTGAGCAGCTCCGTTCGCTTCCTGATGGATAACTACTTGTCGCCTGACAAGGTGGAAGAGTTACACCGCGAAGCCACCAGCGGCATCCTGGAAAAATTCCACCGGCGCTTGGAAACGTTCTGCGCCGAAGAACTCGGATCGACCCTCGAACAGACTCAAGTCATCTCGGAAATCCGCGTCGTCAGCGGCATTCCGCACGAAGCCATCTTGCGCGAGGCCGACCGCTGTGACGCCGATTTGATCACCATGGGCACGCACGCCGGATCCAATGCGTTGGGCAACGCCATTCTGGGCTCGACCACCCGGCGGATTACCCTGAGTTCGAAGCGGCCGGTTTTGATTGTTCCTTTCGTGCAGGACCCGGACAATGAATGGCCTTCACAAAGACGGATTTGA
- a CDS encoding YciI family protein, with amino-acid sequence MLYAILGRDAPDSLEQRLAARPAHLERLQDLLAEGRLILAGPLPAIDGPDPGSAGFQGSLMVVEFSSLEEARAWAKADPYVAAGVFAAVDVYPFRKVLPA; translated from the coding sequence ATGCTATATGCGATTTTGGGCCGCGACGCGCCCGACAGCCTGGAGCAGCGCCTGGCGGCGCGCCCTGCCCATCTGGAGCGCTTGCAAGATCTGTTGGCCGAGGGTCGTCTGATCCTGGCCGGACCGCTGCCCGCCATCGACGGTCCCGATCCCGGTTCGGCTGGTTTCCAGGGCAGTCTGATGGTCGTCGAATTCTCCTCGCTGGAAGAGGCCCGAGCGTGGGCCAAGGCCGATCCTTATGTCGCCGCCGGCGTATTCGCGGCAGTCGACGTGTATCCCTTCCGCAAAGTGCTGCCGGCGTGA
- a CDS encoding segregation/condensation protein A has product MDASREPAPLAKVGGEPYLQLPRDLYIPPDALEVFLEAFEGPLDLLLYLIRRQNLNILDIPVADITRQYLDYLALMRELRLELAADYLVMAAWLAEIKSRLLLPKPAAAEAEEEDPRAELARRLQEYERFQQAAQALEALPRLERDIFLARAEPVGCQAAREPPPVSLAELLAALREVMARAELYGHHQIRRETLSVRERMSQVLERLDALRFMPFSALFRAEEGRMGVVVTFLAILELLRETLLELTQAEPFAPIHVRKRL; this is encoded by the coding sequence ATGGACGCCAGCCGCGAACCGGCGCCGCTCGCCAAGGTCGGCGGCGAGCCTTACCTGCAATTGCCGCGGGATCTCTACATTCCGCCGGATGCGTTGGAAGTGTTTCTGGAGGCCTTCGAAGGGCCGCTGGATTTGTTGCTTTATCTGATCAGGCGGCAGAATCTCAACATCCTCGATATTCCCGTTGCTGACATCACCCGTCAATATCTGGACTATCTGGCGTTGATGCGGGAATTGCGGTTGGAGCTGGCGGCGGATTATCTGGTGATGGCGGCTTGGCTGGCGGAAATCAAATCGCGGCTGCTGCTGCCGAAGCCGGCCGCGGCCGAAGCGGAGGAGGAAGACCCGCGCGCCGAGCTGGCGCGGCGGCTTCAGGAATACGAGCGCTTTCAACAGGCCGCTCAAGCGTTGGAGGCCTTGCCGCGCCTGGAGCGCGACATTTTCCTCGCCCGCGCCGAACCGGTCGGATGCCAGGCCGCGCGCGAGCCGCCGCCGGTCAGCCTGGCCGAGCTGCTGGCGGCCTTGCGTGAGGTGATGGCCCGCGCGGAACTGTACGGCCACCATCAGATCCGGCGCGAAACCCTCTCGGTGCGGGAGCGGATGAGTCAGGTGCTGGAGCGTTTGGACGCGCTGCGCTTCATGCCCTTTAGCGCCTTGTTCCGGGCGGAGGAAGGGCGGATGGGGGTGGTGGTGACTTTTCTGGCGATCCTTGAATTGCTGCGGGAAACCCTTTTGGAACTGACGCAGGCCGAGCCGTTCGCGCCGATCCACGTCCGCAAGCGGCTGTGA
- a CDS encoding DUF4124 domain-containing protein, whose amino-acid sequence MCYFLQFPSARQRAAGHSLAGRWPPLLLGAFLLILHSGSIVAEEGVYTWKDGSGRVHYSNRRPENQPVQAVELNAKPVVVQPTKQIYTWTDRQGKVHYGAKPPADMPAKELKENDSSLSTVPFNPLSVDNQDILQELQPRK is encoded by the coding sequence TTGTGCTACTTCCTCCAGTTTCCCTCAGCCCGCCAGCGCGCGGCGGGCCATTCCTTGGCCGGCAGGTGGCCTCCTCTGCTGCTGGGAGCTTTCCTACTGATCTTGCATAGCGGTTCGATCGTTGCCGAGGAGGGTGTTTATACGTGGAAGGATGGGTCGGGACGCGTGCATTACAGCAATCGCCGGCCTGAAAACCAACCGGTGCAGGCCGTCGAGCTCAACGCCAAACCGGTCGTCGTGCAGCCGACCAAGCAGATCTATACCTGGACTGACCGGCAAGGCAAGGTCCACTATGGCGCCAAACCGCCCGCCGATATGCCCGCCAAGGAATTAAAGGAAAACGATAGCTCGCTGTCGACGGTACCTTTCAATCCGCTGAGCGTGGACAACCAGGACATCTTGCAAGAATTGCAGCCGCGCAAGTAA
- a CDS encoding squalene/phytoene synthase family protein, with translation MTPDDYCYKLAAPPGSDFRYSLLGLPLARRQALIAVKAFEVEVTQIVDQCQNSSVARAKLDWWRDEIGRLFVDKPQHPVTLALQPYISTCNLPEEYFREISDGAAMDVDVGAYPSFSELSLYAHRRGSIPTLLAAEILNYRNRRGTPRFAHDAGLMLLLFELLYEVRRHAQLGRVYLPEDEMQRYDIRPSDLLAAQTTERLRRLFAAQAERIRDVHQRALRQLSDEDRYAQYPLLIRLELALALLAEIAEDGYRLLEQRIQLTPVRKLWLAWRLRRREKQPYRPSTVTE, from the coding sequence ATGACTCCCGATGATTATTGCTACAAGCTAGCGGCGCCGCCAGGTTCGGATTTTCGTTATAGCTTGTTGGGGCTGCCGCTGGCGCGCCGTCAAGCTTTGATCGCGGTTAAGGCTTTTGAGGTAGAAGTCACGCAAATTGTCGATCAGTGCCAGAATTCCAGTGTTGCACGAGCCAAATTGGACTGGTGGCGTGACGAAATCGGTCGCCTGTTTGTGGATAAACCGCAACATCCTGTCACGCTCGCTTTGCAACCCTATATCAGCACCTGCAATCTGCCCGAGGAGTACTTTCGAGAGATTTCGGACGGGGCTGCGATGGATGTGGATGTGGGCGCTTATCCCAGCTTCAGCGAATTGAGCTTATACGCCCACCGCAGGGGCAGCATACCGACCTTGCTGGCGGCGGAAATCCTGAATTATCGGAATCGACGCGGCACGCCCCGGTTCGCGCACGACGCAGGACTGATGTTGCTGTTGTTCGAATTGCTATACGAGGTTCGCCGCCATGCTCAACTCGGGCGCGTCTATCTGCCTGAAGATGAAATGCAGCGCTACGATATACGGCCAAGCGATCTGTTGGCCGCGCAGACCACGGAGCGTCTGCGCCGGCTGTTCGCGGCTCAGGCCGAGCGGATTCGCGATGTCCACCAGCGGGCCTTGCGCCAGCTGTCGGATGAGGATCGCTACGCGCAATATCCTCTGTTGATCCGGCTCGAACTGGCGCTGGCGCTGCTGGCCGAGATTGCCGAGGACGGCTACCGGTTGTTGGAACAGCGCATTCAGCTGACGCCCGTGCGCAAACTGTGGTTGGCTTGGCGGTTGCGACGCCGCGAAAAGCAGCCCTATCGCCCCTCGACGGTGACAGAGTAA